The DNA window TGTGCGTTTAGAATGGTTTGGGGATGAATTAGAACAACTTCGAGAACTCGATCCCACCACCCAAAGATCTTTAGATAAAATTGAAAGTCTAATTCTGACCCCGACGAATTTTGATGTAATGATTCAAGGGAATTTAGCTGAGGCTGAAACCTTAATTACTGAAATCATTCCCCCAACTCCTATTCCCGAATTTCAACTCGATAATTCTAATTATAAACCTCCAAAATCCTATCATCCCTTATTAGGTTTAGCCTTTGAAAAACCCGCTTCTTTATTAGATTATTTAACAGATACCACCTTAATTGCAATTGATGAACCGGATCAATGTTGTGCCCATAGCGATCGCTGGTTAGAACATATTGAAGAACAATGGCAAGCCTTACCCCAAAAATTACCTAAAATTCATCGTCCGTTTGCTGAATCTCTGCAAAAAATCGAATCCTTTGATAAACTTTATCTATCAGAATTAGGGGATTATCAACCCACTCTGGTTAATATTACTGATGTTCCTAGTTTAAATTTATCCTCTCGTCCCGTTCCCGCCACTCCCCATCAATTTGCTAAACTAGCAGAATTAATTCGTTATGAACGAAATCGACATTTTTCAGTCTTTTTAGTCTCTGCCCAACCCAGTCGGTCGGTTGCTTTATTATCAGAACATGATTGTCCCTCTAAATTCATTCCTAACCCCCGTGATTATCCCGCCATTGATGGCTTAATTAAAAATACTCCCATTGCTTTAAAATATACTGGACTTGCCGAATTAGAAGGGTTTATTTTACCGACATTTCGGTTAGTTTTAATTACTGACCGAGAATTTTATGGGCAACATTCCCTCGCTACACACGGATATATTAGAAAACGACGGCGGGCGGCTTCTAAACAAGTTGAACTGAATAAACTCCGACCCGGAGATTTTGTTGTTCATCGTCAACATGGTGTAGGGCGATTTACTAAATTAGAAAGCCTGGTTATTAATAACGAAACCCGTGAATATTTGTTATTACAATATGAAGATGGGACGTTACGGGTTGCCGCCGATCAAGTCGGGAGTTTATCGCGGTTTAGAAGTACCGGGGGCAAAGTTCCCCACCTGAATAAACTGACTGGACAAGCTTGGGAAAAAACCAAAGAAAAAGTCAAAAAATCCTTAAATAAATTAGCCGTTGATTTATTAAAATTATACGCCCAACGCGCCGAACAAACAGGCTATGCGTTCCCCCACGATATGCCTTGGCAACAGGAACTCGAAGACTCTTTTTCCTATCAAGCGACTCCCGATCAAATTAAATCCACCCAAGACGTAAAACGGGATATGGAAAGCGATCGGCCGATGGATCGTTTAGTTTGTGGAGATGTGGGATTTGGCAAAACAGAAGTAGCAATTCGGGCAATTTTTAAGGCTGTTACTGCTGAAAAACAGGTGGCATTATTAGCCCCGACTACGATTTTAACTCAACAACATTATCACACCTTAAAAGAACGATTTGCTCCCTATCCCATCGAAGTTGCTTTAATTAATCGTTTTCGCACCGCTTCCGAAAAACAAGAGATCTTAAAACGGTTAACAACCGGAGAAATTGATGTGATTGTCGGAACTCAATCCTTACTGGGAAAAGGGGTACATTTTAAAGATTTAGGGTTATTAGTCGTTGACGAAGAACAACGGTTTGGAGTCAACCAAAAGGAAAAAATTAAGAGCTTAAAAACCCATGTTGATGTTTTAACTTTAACCGCTACTCCTATTCCTCGAACTTTATATATGGCATTATCGGGAATTCGAGAAATGAGTTTAATTACCACGCCTCCGCCTTCGCGTCGCCCGATTCAAACCCATTTAGCTCCGTTAAGTTTAGAAACCGTAAGAACAGCCATTCGTCAAGAATTAGATCGGGGCGGACAGGTGTTTTATGTTGTCCCTAAAATAGAAGGAATTGAAGAAAAATCTGCTCAAATTCGAGAGATGATTCCAGGGGTAAGATTAGCGATCGCTCACGGACAAATAGACGCTTCTGAATTAGAATCGATTATGTTAACTTTTAGTGCGGGAGAAGCGGATGTTTTAGTCTGTACAACGATTATTGAATCGGGGTTAGATATTCCCAGAGTTAACACGATTTTAGTTGAAGATGCTCACCGTTTCGGGTTAGCTCAATTGTATCAATTACGGGGTCGCGTCGGACGTTCAGGAGTGCAAGCTCACGCCTGGTTATTCTATCCCACCACCGCCGATGGACGGGTTAATTTAACGGATGATGCTCGCAAAAGATTGAGGGCTATTCAAGAATTTACCCAGTTAGGATCGGGCTATCAATTAGCGATGCGAGACTTAGAAATTCGGGGCGCGGGTGATATTTTAGGGGCTGAACAATCAGGTCAAATGGATGTTGTCGGGTTTGATCTTTATAGTGAAATGTTACAAGAATCCATTCAAGAAGTCAAAGGTCAAGAAATCCCGCAGGTTGATGATACTCAAATTGATTTAAGTTTAACCGCCTTTATTCCTTCTGATTATATCCCTGATTTAGATCAAAAAATGACTGCCTATCGGTCAGTGGCGGCTTGTCAAAGTCGAGATGAATTATCTCGAATTGAGGAAGATTGGTGCGATCGCTATGGCCCAATTCCAACGCCTGCGCGGCAATTAATTAGAATTATGGAACTCAAACAAATTGCTAAGAAATTAGGCTTTTCTCGAATTAAACCTGATGGGAAACAACATATTTTATTAGAAACGCCAATGGAGGAACCCGCCTGGAATTTATTAAAAGCCAATTTATCGGAAAGTTTACACACTCGGTTTGTGTATAGTAAAGGTAAAGTTACAGTGCGAGGATTAGCGGTATTAAGTGCGGATAAACAGTTAGAATCCTTGGTGATTTGGTTAGCGCAAATGCAAACCGCTTTACCGGAGAATTCTGTTGTTTAGATCATCTTGTTGTTCTAAATTATTAAAAAATAACAAAAAATATGAACAGGAAAGAATTGTTAATTAAGGAAGTAGAAAATAGTCCTGACTTTATTTTACAAGAAGTTTGGGATTTTCTGCAATTCCTTAAAGCCAAATACCAGCAAGATAAGTTAGAAATGAGTGTGATCAGTGAATCTTCCTTACAAAAAGATTGGTTACAGCCAGAGGAGGATGAAGCATGGCAGAATTTGTAAAAGGTAGGGACTTAACCCCATCAGCAATAATTTTCTGAGTTATAGAGTTAATAAATACAATGATTGATCCAAAATCTTCTCAAACCCAAGCATTTAACCCCTGGAATTATAAACCCTGGTGGTGTCAACCTTGGTCAATTCTGTTAACTGGAATTACCTTAATTTCAGGAAGTTGGTTTCTATTCCATATTATTTGGATTACGATTTTAGTGGCTATTCCTCTGTTAGCTTGGATGGGATTTTTTCTGTTAGTCTGGCCAAAGTTAATGGCTGAGGTTTATTCTCAGGAGTATTTAAGTAATAAGGAATGAGTTATTAATGAGGTTAGAAATTGAATTAGCTTATAGCTATATTAATCATGCCCAAGAAAATTCGAGAGCTTAAAAGCTTATTAGAAAAAGCAGGGTTTGTTTATCGTTCAGGAAAAGGAAGTCATACAAGATGGATTCATCCTTTAATACCAAGCGAACCAATTACGATTTCAGGAAAAGATGGGAATGATGCTAAACTTTATCAAGAAAAAGAAGTTTATAAAAAACTAGAAATGTTAAGAAAAATTCAAGAACAGGAGTTAGAATAATGAAACTGCCTTATACCATTGTAATTCTCTGGTCTGATGAAGATCATTGCTATTTAGTCCATCTTCCTGAATTCCCAACTCAACAATTTCATACACACGGAGAAACATACGAAGAAGCGTTAAAAAATGCTCAAGAAGTGTTAGAAATTTTAATAGAAGAGTATCAAGCAGACGGAAAACCTTTACCTATTCCTAATTTGACTGTTTTGGAAAGAAATAAGGTTTTGGAAGTAGGATAGGAATATTATCTTTTGACCTAATCAGATTAATAGAAAGGATAGAGTCCTAAATCAGGTTAGAAATTGATCAGTTAACAACTGTTTCCTGTTCTAAAAGTGCATAGCACTATAACTAGATCAAGAACAGAAATTTAAAAATATTCATAGGAAATCAGGATTTATTTTGAAAAATTATACAAAAATAGTAAAGTTTGAGTTTTTGAAGATCTATATCTTAGGTATAAGCACGAAAGAAATTTCACTCGCTACAATGAAATTGATTTGAACAGCTTAAACTTAGCTGTATAGGCTGTTTAAGCTCTGGATTCCCTTTGAAATATAGATGATTAGCCTAAACCTAAAATCTGGATAAAAGGTTTCGGTGACAGCGATATTTGCATCTAAAAAATCAACTACAATCTCATCCTTTATTAAAATTAGGACTATCTCGGTATGTCATTACAACAGCAAAAAAAAGCCATCGTTTTTATTGATACTCGTGTTGAAGATTATCAAATCTTATTACAGGAAGTTGAACCAACCGCAGAAGTTATTGTTTTTTCTCCCAAGCAAGATGGAATTGAAGAAATAACTTTTCTTCTGGCTCACCGTAAAAATATTCAATCTCTCCATATTATTTCTCACGGAAGTCCAGCAGAAATACAATTAGGAAATACTAAATTAAATGTTAATACTATAACTCAATATACACCTCAAATNTACAATAGCGCCTTTATCCCCTCCAATTGTTGTACCCGATGATGAGTGTAATCTTTGTCCTCCGCTTCCTGAATTACCCACTGTGGTCTTTCCACAACGTCCGGTTTTAGGATTAAGTTCTCCCAATATTGCCACAACAACTATTAACGGTACAAATGAGAATGATAATATAGTTGGAACTCCCGCCAATGATGACATCTTCTCCTTTGGAGGGGATGATGTAATTGATGCGTTACCCGGAAATGACAATATTTATAGCGGTGAAGGCAATGATAGTATTGATGGAGGAGAAGGCACCGCTTGGATGGAAGGCGGACTAGGGAATGATCAACTTCGGGGTAGTTTTGATAATGATACCCTTCAAGGTCAAGAAGGAAATGATAGCCTATTTGGAGGTATTGATGATATTCCCCCGATATTCGGTCGTGATCTTACCGGACAAGACTGGCTAAGTGGAGGCTCAGGAGATGATTTTCTCTCCGCTAATGAAAATAATGATACCCTGCTGGGAGATGATGGTAATGATATCGGATATGGCGGGAAAAATAATGACCTGATCTTTGGCGATCAAGGCAATGATACCCTATATGGCGATGAGGGCAATGACACCCTGATTGGCAGTGTAACCGATGGCAATGTCACCCCTCAAGGGGAAGAAGAAGATGTTCTCTATGGTTATGAAAATAATGATCTGATTCAAGGCGGTATCGGTAACGATACGATTTATGCAGGGGAAGGAGATGATTTTATTTTTGGCGGTCAACAAGATGACCTACTGCGCGGTGAATTAGGCCGTGATACCGTTTATGGAGATGAAGGCAATGATACCCTATTTGGCGGTTACTTCCCCCAAGATATGATAGCTGATCCCTCCGAGGATCTGTTGTGGGGCGGATCAGGGGATGATGTTATTTATAGCAACCTGTTTAACGATACTTTAATCGGGGGCGAAGGCAATGATACCCTCTATGGGGGGGAAGATGACGATATTCTCTATGGGGAGAATGGCGATGATTTGATGTATGGAGATCAAGGAAGTGATATTCTCTGCGGTGGGGACGGTGATGATACCCTCTATGGCGGTATAGGTGAGGTTGTGAATGTTACAGATACCTCCGAATTAGAACAATTAGAGGGGGGTGCAGGAAATGATATTCTGTCCGCTAATGAAGGTATCGGTCAACTGTGTGGGGGTGAAGGTAATGATACCCTCTATGGCGGTAAAGAAGCGGATACCCTCAAAGGAGGTGCGAATGATGACTGGTTGTTTAGTGATTTAGGTAATGATAGTCTAATTGGGGGGAGTGGAAGCGATCGCTTTGTAATTGCTGCGGATACAGGATTAGATCAAATCACTGATTTTCAACTTGGACAAGATTTGATTCTCTTGAGTCAGGGTTTAACCTTCGATCAACTCACCCTAACTCAAGAAGGAACATCAACTTTAGTTTATTTTGGAAATCAACCTTTACTGATGCTGAATGGGATACAAGCCGAGTTGATTTCTAATAATGCCTTTGAGATGTTTATTTAACGCGGAGCAAGGCTTATAGCAGTCGATCCTGGGGTGTTAGGACATAGACTGATGCTCCAACCTAAACTTATGTCCCTCTTTTCCTGCGGTGTTCCCTGTTCCCTGTTCCCTGTTCCCTGTTCCCTGCTATATCTGTTGTATCCTGGTAGAATAGCCCTGAAACAGGCAACAGACTTGCACAACATTGATAATGAAACCTCGTCGCACCCGGAGTCAAGACCGAATTCTCGTCGAACTCAAAACCCTAAAACGATCCATTTCTGCTCAAGAGCTTTATTTAGAGTTGCGTAAAACCAACCAAACGATGGGGTTAGCAACGGTTTATCGCTCTTTAGACGCTTTAAAACGCGAAGGGTTAATTCATGTCCGCACCTTAACAACCGGGGAGGCGGTGTACAGTTGTATGCAGCAGGATGAACATCACCTCACCTGTGTTGAATGTGGACGTTCTATTCCCCTGGATGAATGTCCTGTCCACCACCTAGAAACCCAACTTCAACAATCCCACAATTTTAAAATT is part of the Planktothrix serta PCC 8927 genome and encodes:
- the mfd gene encoding transcription-repair coupling factor; this encodes MTFSSIVRALGRSPLTAELLIKLNKFQALYLNGISRIPKGLVASTLAQESGLNLLVVTATLEEAGRWAAQLEAMGWATVHFYPTSEASPYESVASEEMTWGQMQVLADLAGRLQTPSPIPVAIVATERSLQPHLPPVEVFQPYCLTVYRGMTSEGKTLDEQFAKLGYERVSLVETEGQWSRRGDIVDIFPVAAELPVRLEWFGDELEQLRELDPTTQRSLDKIESLILTPTNFDVMIQGNLAEAETLITEIIPPTPIPEFQLDNSNYKPPKSYHPLLGLAFEKPASLLDYLTDTTLIAIDEPDQCCAHSDRWLEHIEEQWQALPQKLPKIHRPFAESLQKIESFDKLYLSELGDYQPTLVNITDVPSLNLSSRPVPATPHQFAKLAELIRYERNRHFSVFLVSAQPSRSVALLSEHDCPSKFIPNPRDYPAIDGLIKNTPIALKYTGLAELEGFILPTFRLVLITDREFYGQHSLATHGYIRKRRRAASKQVELNKLRPGDFVVHRQHGVGRFTKLESLVINNETREYLLLQYEDGTLRVAADQVGSLSRFRSTGGKVPHLNKLTGQAWEKTKEKVKKSLNKLAVDLLKLYAQRAEQTGYAFPHDMPWQQELEDSFSYQATPDQIKSTQDVKRDMESDRPMDRLVCGDVGFGKTEVAIRAIFKAVTAEKQVALLAPTTILTQQHYHTLKERFAPYPIEVALINRFRTASEKQEILKRLTTGEIDVIVGTQSLLGKGVHFKDLGLLVVDEEQRFGVNQKEKIKSLKTHVDVLTLTATPIPRTLYMALSGIREMSLITTPPPSRRPIQTHLAPLSLETVRTAIRQELDRGGQVFYVVPKIEGIEEKSAQIREMIPGVRLAIAHGQIDASELESIMLTFSAGEADVLVCTTIIESGLDIPRVNTILVEDAHRFGLAQLYQLRGRVGRSGVQAHAWLFYPTTADGRVNLTDDARKRLRAIQEFTQLGSGYQLAMRDLEIRGAGDILGAEQSGQMDVVGFDLYSEMLQESIQEVKGQEIPQVDDTQIDLSLTAFIPSDYIPDLDQKMTAYRSVAACQSRDELSRIEEDWCDRYGPIPTPARQLIRIMELKQIAKKLGFSRIKPDGKQHILLETPMEEPAWNLLKANLSESLHTRFVYSKGKVTVRGLAVLSADKQLESLVIWLAQMQTALPENSVV
- a CDS encoding DUF2281 domain-containing protein, which translates into the protein MNRKELLIKEVENSPDFILQEVWDFLQFLKAKYQQDKLEMSVISESSLQKDWLQPEEDEAWQNL
- a CDS encoding DUF6737 family protein, with product MIDPKSSQTQAFNPWNYKPWWCQPWSILLTGITLISGSWFLFHIIWITILVAIPLLAWMGFFLLVWPKLMAEVYSQEYLSNKE
- a CDS encoding type II toxin-antitoxin system HicA family toxin yields the protein MPKKIRELKSLLEKAGFVYRSGKGSHTRWIHPLIPSEPITISGKDGNDAKLYQEKEVYKKLEMLRKIQEQELE
- a CDS encoding type II toxin-antitoxin system HicB family antitoxin, translating into MKLPYTIVILWSDEDHCYLVHLPEFPTQQFHTHGETYEEALKNAQEVLEILIEEYQADGKPLPIPNLTVLERNKVLEVG
- a CDS encoding DUF4347 domain-containing protein; translation: MSLQQQKKAIVFIDTRVEDYQILLQEVEPTAEVIVFSPKQDGIEEITFLLAHRKNIQSLHIISHGSPAEIQLGNTKLNVNTITQYTPQXYNSAFIPSNCCTR
- a CDS encoding calcium-binding protein, producing the protein MVFPQRPVLGLSSPNIATTTINGTNENDNIVGTPANDDIFSFGGDDVIDALPGNDNIYSGEGNDSIDGGEGTAWMEGGLGNDQLRGSFDNDTLQGQEGNDSLFGGIDDIPPIFGRDLTGQDWLSGGSGDDFLSANENNDTLLGDDGNDIGYGGKNNDLIFGDQGNDTLYGDEGNDTLIGSVTDGNVTPQGEEEDVLYGYENNDLIQGGIGNDTIYAGEGDDFIFGGQQDDLLRGELGRDTVYGDEGNDTLFGGYFPQDMIADPSEDLLWGGSGDDVIYSNLFNDTLIGGEGNDTLYGGEDDDILYGENGDDLMYGDQGSDILCGGDGDDTLYGGIGEVVNVTDTSELEQLEGGAGNDILSANEGIGQLCGGEGNDTLYGGKEADTLKGGANDDWLFSDLGNDSLIGGSGSDRFVIAADTGLDQITDFQLGQDLILLSQGLTFDQLTLTQEGTSTLVYFGNQPLLMLNGIQAELISNNAFEMFI
- a CDS encoding Fur family transcriptional regulator, with protein sequence MKPRRTRSQDRILVELKTLKRSISAQELYLELRKTNQTMGLATVYRSLDALKREGLIHVRTLTTGEAVYSCMQQDEHHLTCVECGRSIPLDECPVHHLETQLQQSHNFKIYYHTLEFFGLCDRCALAQQM